In a genomic window of Acidiphilium multivorum AIU301:
- a CDS encoding ABC transporter permease codes for MTELSEPGSTIREFRQPVHFSLSADRGWGQRFQLIATDMKDGVRLWRLIWTLGLSDIKLRYRGSALGPFWLTISMGVQIGAMAFLYADLFHTDIHTYLPYLSISIVLWGYLNSLISDGCVCFSSADTLIKGTRMPFTVHAARSVVRNTIVLGHNLVVVVVVFAIMGVDQSLYSLLAIPAFLLWLIDAFAISLLFGAFCARFRDVPQIIMALMQIAFFVTPIMWYAKILETHPRAVLLVKLNPFFYILEILRAPLLGSPMSVDMVLKALIISAGIIIISIIGFARTRGRIAYWV; via the coding sequence ATGACAGAACTATCTGAACCGGGCTCGACGATTCGAGAGTTCCGGCAGCCGGTGCATTTCTCGCTGTCGGCAGACCGTGGCTGGGGGCAGCGGTTTCAGCTAATTGCAACAGATATGAAAGATGGCGTCCGACTCTGGCGGTTGATTTGGACGCTCGGCCTGTCGGATATCAAGCTCCGTTATCGTGGATCGGCTCTAGGGCCGTTCTGGCTGACGATTTCCATGGGCGTTCAGATTGGGGCGATGGCGTTTCTCTATGCCGATCTGTTTCATACTGATATTCACACCTATCTGCCGTATCTGTCGATCTCGATTGTCCTCTGGGGTTATCTCAATTCCCTCATTTCGGATGGGTGTGTCTGCTTTTCGAGCGCGGATACTCTTATTAAGGGCACTCGCATGCCTTTTACCGTTCATGCGGCGCGCAGTGTCGTTCGTAATACAATCGTGCTCGGGCATAACCTCGTCGTAGTTGTGGTCGTTTTCGCGATTATGGGTGTTGATCAGAGTCTATATTCCCTGCTGGCGATACCGGCCTTCTTGCTCTGGCTCATTGATGCGTTCGCGATCTCTCTACTTTTTGGAGCGTTTTGTGCCCGGTTCAGAGACGTGCCGCAGATCATCATGGCGTTGATGCAGATTGCGTTCTTCGTGACACCAATCATGTGGTACGCCAAGATTCTTGAAACTCATCCGAGAGCCGTTCTTTTGGTCAAGCTCAATCCGTTTTTCTATATTTTGGAAATTCTACGCGCGCCGTTACTTGGTTCACCAATGAGCGTCGACATGGTGCTGAAAGCACTAATCATCTCCGCTGGGATCATTATCATCAGTATCATTGGCTTTGCCCGGACGCGTGGGCGCATTGCGTACTGGGTTTGA